The Phycisphaeraceae bacterium genome has a window encoding:
- a CDS encoding A24 family peptidase, which yields MMTDSALSIVAILAQSPTLPLWVYKVPGLVFAFCFGACVGSFLNVVVYRLPAGVSIITPPSRCPRCGWRLTWRENFPILGWLWLRGKCRKCRAPISAQYMIVELMMALLFLALAWLFYVVPPATAWWSQVAGPWWYWNGVKTVPLFIAVLVLAASLVGMTMIDARTFTIQIELPMAATLTGFVAVLVQAIIQQSGSTMPRTWQAWPMPLLGPGGTWACFGGMIGIVIAWRLLRRGTLPRSFSDYDQFVAGGSGARTTSGADDDAPESGVSTAEVSSFELLFGLPVLAGLLSVGVVGLKGAGAVSVGVMIAALVVRSLRKGGVDVGVAPSGEGVLADDYPHARREMKWEVLFLLPCLLGLLIGWAIGVRVGGATPFIMQAMGGAFAGYLVGGGVVWGIRILGTLGFGREAMGMGDVHLLAAVGAVLGWRDAALAMFAAAFIGLAWAIIAALLQTFIRGVRREAPFGPHLAIGAAVVFLLRPEINTRLWPQIEQAWRNIVG from the coding sequence ATGATGACGGACAGCGCGCTCTCGATCGTCGCCATCCTGGCTCAGTCGCCGACCCTTCCACTGTGGGTGTACAAGGTGCCGGGGCTGGTGTTCGCCTTCTGCTTCGGCGCGTGCGTGGGCAGTTTCCTCAACGTGGTGGTGTACCGGCTGCCCGCGGGGGTGAGCATCATCACGCCGCCCAGCCGGTGTCCGCGCTGCGGGTGGCGGCTGACGTGGCGCGAGAACTTTCCCATCCTCGGCTGGCTCTGGCTGCGGGGCAAGTGCCGCAAGTGCCGCGCGCCCATCAGCGCGCAGTACATGATCGTCGAACTGATGATGGCGCTGCTGTTTCTCGCGCTCGCCTGGCTGTTCTATGTCGTTCCGCCGGCGACGGCATGGTGGAGCCAGGTCGCGGGACCCTGGTGGTACTGGAATGGTGTGAAGACCGTTCCGCTGTTCATCGCGGTGCTGGTGCTGGCGGCGTCGCTCGTCGGCATGACCATGATCGACGCCCGCACGTTCACCATTCAGATCGAACTGCCGATGGCGGCCACGCTCACGGGCTTTGTCGCGGTGCTGGTGCAGGCGATCATTCAGCAGTCGGGCTCCACCATGCCCCGCACCTGGCAGGCGTGGCCGATGCCGCTGCTGGGGCCTGGCGGCACGTGGGCGTGCTTCGGCGGGATGATCGGTATCGTCATCGCGTGGCGGCTGCTGCGCCGGGGCACGCTGCCGCGCAGTTTTTCGGATTACGACCAGTTCGTCGCTGGCGGATCGGGCGCCCGGACTACTTCCGGGGCGGACGACGACGCGCCCGAGTCGGGGGTTTCCACCGCGGAGGTTTCGTCGTTCGAACTGCTCTTCGGGCTGCCCGTGCTGGCGGGGTTGCTCTCGGTGGGCGTGGTCGGGTTGAAGGGCGCCGGCGCCGTTTCGGTCGGCGTGATGATCGCGGCGCTGGTCGTCCGTTCACTGCGCAAGGGCGGCGTGGACGTTGGCGTGGCGCCTTCCGGGGAGGGCGTACTGGCCGACGACTATCCGCACGCGCGTCGCGAGATGAAGTGGGAGGTTCTCTTCCTGCTCCCGTGCCTGCTGGGCCTGCTCATCGGATGGGCCATCGGCGTGCGCGTGGGCGGCGCGACGCCGTTCATCATGCAGGCGATGGGCGGGGCGTTCGCGGGCTACCTCGTGGGCGGCGGCGTGGTGTGGGGCATCCGGATTCTCGGCACGCTCGGATTCGGTCGCGAGGCGATGGGCATGGGTGACGTGCATCTGCTGGCGGCCGTGGGCGCGGTGCTGGGCTGGCGCGACGCCGCGCTCGCCATGTTCGCGGCGGCGTTCATCGGGCTGGCGTGGGCGATCATCGCCGCCCTGCTTCAGACCTTCATCCGGGGCGTGCGGCGCGAAGCCCCCTTCGGCCCGCATCTGGCGATCGGGGCGGCGGTCGTGTTCCTGCTGCGACCGGAGATCAACACGCGGCTCTGGCCCCAGATCGAGCAGGCGTGGCGGAACATCGTGGGATGA
- a CDS encoding OmpA family protein: MRCTWMAGAALVALTMTAGGCGSKKDDSALLREEATNLRAQLEQRNNALASAEADRRTLAMQLADLRRQLEDANARAADVGRTTGFEGIENVQSVYGDGEITLIIESDVLFDSGQAALKQSSQRSLSQVASVLNSQYPGNGIRITGHTDTDPIQRSGWKSNFHLGAERAYAVMEYLRQRGVEVNRMHIASFGPNRPMGTKQASRRVEIAVLQNE, translated from the coding sequence ATGCGATGCACATGGATGGCTGGCGCGGCCTTGGTCGCGCTCACGATGACGGCGGGTGGATGCGGCAGCAAGAAGGATGATTCGGCCCTCCTCCGCGAGGAGGCGACCAATCTGCGCGCCCAGCTGGAGCAGCGCAACAACGCGCTGGCCTCCGCTGAAGCAGATCGACGGACGCTGGCCATGCAGCTCGCCGACCTTCGGCGCCAGCTCGAGGATGCCAACGCCCGCGCCGCCGACGTGGGACGCACCACCGGCTTCGAGGGCATCGAGAACGTGCAGAGCGTTTACGGCGACGGTGAGATCACCCTCATCATCGAGAGTGATGTGCTCTTTGACTCCGGCCAGGCCGCGCTCAAGCAGTCATCGCAGCGGTCCCTTTCGCAGGTGGCCTCGGTGCTCAACTCGCAGTATCCGGGCAACGGCATCCGCATCACCGGACACACCGACACCGATCCGATCCAGAGGAGCGGCTGGAAGAGCAACTTCCATCTCGGCGCCGAGCGGGCGTACGCGGTGATGGAGTATCTCCGTCAGCGCGGCGTGGAGGTGAACCGCATGCACATCGCCAGTTTCGGCCCCAATCGCCCCATGGGCACCAAGCAGGCGAGCCGTCGCGTGGAGATCGCGGTGCTGCAGAACGAGTAG
- a CDS encoding NUDIX hydrolase gives MTAPFTSRITHEGPVFRVERREYAPPGGRAFVRDIVRHPGAVTILPVLDDGGIVFVRNYRVAVDAPLLELPAGKLERGEDPKEAAGRELEEETGYRAAAIVPLGQFFTTPGFSDERMHAFLATGLTHVGQRLEPGEEITVETVPSVEVWPMIRDGAIRDGKTIAALALWFGFAATPSCAASHVGTAR, from the coding sequence ATGACCGCACCCTTCACCTCGCGCATCACCCACGAAGGCCCCGTGTTTCGGGTCGAGCGGCGGGAGTACGCGCCGCCCGGCGGCCGCGCGTTCGTGCGCGACATCGTCCGTCACCCCGGCGCGGTGACGATCCTGCCGGTGCTTGATGACGGCGGCATCGTCTTCGTGCGCAACTACCGCGTGGCCGTGGATGCGCCGCTGCTTGAACTGCCTGCCGGGAAACTGGAGCGTGGCGAAGACCCGAAGGAGGCCGCGGGGCGCGAACTGGAGGAGGAGACCGGCTATCGCGCCGCCGCGATCGTTCCGCTCGGCCAGTTCTTCACCACGCCGGGTTTCTCGGATGAGCGCATGCACGCCTTTCTCGCCACCGGTCTGACGCACGTGGGTCAGCGGTTGGAGCCGGGCGAGGAGATCACGGTCGAAACCGTGCCCTCGGTGGAGGTGTGGCCCATGATCCGCGACGGAGCGATCCGTGACGGCAAGACGATCGCTGCGCTGGCCCTGTGGTTTGGTTTCGCCGCGACGCCGTCCTGCGCGGCATCCCACGTCGGAACAGCGCGATGA
- a CDS encoding site-2 protease family protein, translating to MSWYERDYNREGGSPGGRPGGDWSGMRPSFDNPASWSLPLARVWGISVRVHIILVLFIAFQLLESVGSPTRGVSLSLDLFFTSVWVGGLFFIVLLHEFGHCIACRRVRGEADEILMWPLGGLAFCHPPGHWKAHLWTVLGGPLVNVMLIPVLGVPLGIISGAWWGAAIPLPFGQAPAALSEVSDIVFALYILARVNMMLLLFNLLPMFPLDGGRIVQALLWPRLGYGRSMLYSVRVGYFGAIALGLYGAATSQWVLVGLAFFGGFTCYQTYRQLQYTDALLGPGYGGGYGAEPEVRRGPSKRQLRKAQRERQQQEHDARELDRLLDKIREKGMASLSSSEQKWLRRHTEKQRRDGGT from the coding sequence ATGAGCTGGTACGAGCGCGACTACAACCGGGAGGGCGGCTCGCCCGGCGGACGACCCGGGGGCGACTGGTCGGGCATGCGCCCCTCGTTCGATAATCCGGCCTCGTGGTCGTTGCCGCTTGCTCGCGTGTGGGGCATTTCGGTCCGCGTTCACATCATTCTGGTGCTGTTCATCGCCTTTCAACTGCTCGAATCGGTGGGCAGCCCGACACGGGGCGTCTCACTCTCACTCGACCTGTTCTTCACCAGCGTGTGGGTGGGAGGGCTGTTTTTCATCGTGCTTCTGCATGAGTTCGGCCACTGCATCGCCTGCCGAAGGGTGCGGGGCGAGGCGGATGAGATCCTCATGTGGCCCCTGGGCGGCCTGGCGTTCTGCCACCCGCCCGGTCACTGGAAGGCGCACCTGTGGACGGTGCTGGGCGGACCGCTGGTGAACGTGATGCTGATTCCCGTGCTGGGCGTCCCGCTCGGGATCATCTCCGGCGCGTGGTGGGGAGCGGCGATCCCACTCCCATTTGGACAGGCGCCGGCGGCGCTGAGCGAAGTGAGCGACATCGTCTTCGCGCTTTACATCCTCGCCCGCGTCAACATGATGCTGCTGCTGTTCAACCTGCTGCCGATGTTTCCGTTGGATGGCGGGCGAATCGTGCAGGCGTTGCTCTGGCCGCGGCTGGGGTACGGGCGGTCGATGCTCTACTCGGTGCGCGTGGGCTACTTCGGGGCGATCGCACTGGGGTTGTACGGGGCTGCGACGTCCCAGTGGGTGCTGGTCGGGCTGGCTTTCTTCGGGGGCTTCACCTGTTATCAGACATATCGCCAGCTCCAGTACACCGATGCCCTGCTGGGGCCCGGTTACGGGGGTGGATACGGGGCCGAGCCGGAGGTCCGGCGGGGACCAAGCAAGCGTCAACTTCGCAAGGCCCAGCGCGAGCGCCAGCAGCAGGAGCACGACGCCCGGGAACTCGACCGACTCCTGGACAAGATCCGCGAAAAAGGCATGGCGTCGCTCAGTTCGTCCGAACAGAAGTGGCTCCGTCGTCATACGGAGAAGCAGCGCCGCGACGGGGGGACTTGA
- a CDS encoding rhomboid family intramembrane serine protease has translation MRDRRQPDQFSAVPRLGGANAPPMGFRALSMVSATTWLIVICAAVFFVDRALPAEWVMVGGPYIARGAPISDVRDLDFDMEGVKPPPNLHIIPVPVVDRRTGMEVGYAMVTRMHWLTRVMHFSTTSGFLGIEYWRFIGFQFLHFDFMHLALNMLGLFIFGPIVEEYLGRKRYVAFYLLAGIFGALMYLTLNLLGNLALMAGVESWLPGLLFHDPKTPLVGASAGVFGVMMAGAFIAPRDIIYYFFLPIRLDLFAYTLTALAAVKVIFGGYNAGGEAGHLGGAIAGFYFIRRPHHLHGFFDILGRVDPTSHHYRKGDGDARRQRRSHEQEVRRVLAKIRHVGIEGLTPEERAVLEEDARRRG, from the coding sequence ATGCGTGACAGGCGACAGCCGGACCAGTTCAGTGCGGTTCCACGTCTGGGTGGGGCCAATGCACCCCCGATGGGCTTTCGCGCCCTGAGCATGGTGTCCGCCACCACGTGGCTCATCGTGATCTGCGCGGCGGTGTTCTTCGTGGATCGCGCGCTGCCGGCGGAGTGGGTGATGGTGGGCGGGCCGTACATCGCGCGCGGAGCGCCGATCAGCGACGTGCGCGACCTCGACTTCGACATGGAGGGCGTGAAGCCCCCCCCCAACCTGCACATCATCCCCGTGCCGGTGGTGGATCGGCGCACCGGCATGGAGGTCGGCTACGCCATGGTCACCCGCATGCACTGGCTGACGCGGGTCATGCACTTCTCCACCACCAGCGGCTTCCTCGGCATCGAGTACTGGCGCTTCATCGGCTTCCAGTTTCTGCACTTCGACTTCATGCACCTGGCTCTCAACATGCTGGGGCTGTTCATCTTCGGACCGATCGTGGAGGAATACCTGGGCCGCAAGCGCTACGTGGCGTTCTACCTGCTGGCGGGCATCTTCGGCGCGCTGATGTACCTGACGCTCAATCTGCTGGGGAACCTCGCACTGATGGCGGGCGTGGAATCGTGGCTGCCGGGGCTGCTTTTCCACGATCCCAAGACGCCGCTGGTCGGGGCGTCGGCGGGGGTGTTCGGCGTGATGATGGCCGGCGCGTTCATCGCGCCGCGAGACATCATCTACTACTTCTTCCTGCCCATCCGGCTCGACCTGTTCGCCTACACGCTCACGGCGCTGGCGGCGGTGAAGGTGATCTTCGGCGGGTACAACGCCGGCGGCGAGGCGGGGCACCTGGGCGGGGCCATCGCCGGGTTCTACTTCATCCGTCGTCCCCATCATCTGCACGGGTTCTTCGACATTCTGGGTCGCGTCGACCCCACCTCGCATCACTATCGGAAGGGAGATGGAGACGCACGCCGCCAGCGCCGCAGCCACGAACAGGAAGTGCGGCGCGTCCTCGCCAAGATCCGTCACGTCGGGATCGAGGGGCTGACGCCGGAGGAGCGCGCCGTGCTGGAGGAGGACGCCAGGCGCAGGGGATGA
- the tgt gene encoding tRNA guanosine(34) transglycosylase Tgt: MSGPLSFEILHRCPLSRARMGRVTTPHGSFDTPAFMPVGTRASVKGLTPEQVRGTGSQIILNNAYHLMLRPGPELIRRRGGCHRFMRWDGPILTDSGGYQAFSMSDISRITEDGVTFRSVVDGSPVHLSPERSMEVQNDLGADIIMAFDDCPPAAEGGATAEDRARVQAACERTIRWLERCVRTHQRPDEQALFGIVQGGVHPDLRQRSASQVCGIDLPGYAVGGVAVGEGTAAIARVVEFTAPFLPQNKPRYLMGVGYERDLVMAVRAGVDMFDCVLPTRNGRNGTAFTRAGRINLRNARFSEDDGPVDPACDCSTCSGGFSRAYLRHLFTVGEMLGPILLSVHNIRHFQRLMLDVRRAVRENGWSSLERDWPVLSDPVAGSAEAGPARSR; encoded by the coding sequence ATGTCCGGCCCCTTGTCATTCGAGATTCTGCACCGATGCCCCCTGTCGCGCGCCCGCATGGGGCGGGTGACGACGCCGCACGGGTCGTTTGACACGCCGGCCTTCATGCCCGTGGGCACACGGGCGTCGGTAAAGGGGCTGACGCCCGAACAGGTGCGGGGCACGGGCAGCCAGATCATCCTGAACAACGCCTACCACCTCATGCTGCGCCCGGGGCCGGAACTGATCCGACGTCGCGGGGGGTGCCACCGGTTTATGCGGTGGGACGGGCCGATCCTGACCGACTCGGGGGGGTATCAGGCCTTTTCAATGTCGGATATCAGCCGGATCACGGAGGATGGCGTCACGTTCCGGTCGGTGGTCGATGGTTCGCCGGTTCACCTCAGTCCCGAGCGGTCCATGGAGGTGCAGAACGACCTCGGGGCGGACATCATCATGGCGTTCGACGATTGCCCGCCCGCGGCGGAAGGAGGCGCGACTGCGGAGGATCGCGCCCGTGTTCAGGCGGCCTGTGAGCGCACCATCCGGTGGCTGGAGCGATGCGTCAGAACCCATCAACGCCCGGATGAACAGGCCCTGTTCGGCATTGTCCAGGGGGGCGTCCATCCGGATCTGCGCCAACGGTCGGCGAGTCAGGTGTGCGGGATCGACCTGCCCGGCTACGCCGTCGGTGGAGTGGCGGTGGGGGAGGGAACGGCGGCGATCGCCCGGGTCGTCGAGTTCACCGCCCCCTTTCTGCCGCAGAACAAGCCCCGATACCTGATGGGGGTGGGGTATGAGCGGGATCTTGTCATGGCGGTTCGGGCGGGAGTGGACATGTTCGACTGCGTCCTTCCGACGAGGAACGGGCGCAATGGCACCGCGTTCACGCGGGCGGGCCGCATCAACCTGCGGAACGCCCGGTTTTCAGAGGACGATGGGCCAGTGGACCCCGCTTGCGATTGTTCGACCTGTTCCGGGGGGTTCAGCCGCGCCTACCTGCGGCATCTGTTCACCGTCGGGGAGATGCTGGGGCCGATTCTGCTGAGCGTGCATAACATCCGCCACTTCCAACGGCTGATGCTGGACGTTCGGCGGGCTGTCCGGGAGAATGGCTGGTCTTCCCTGGAGCGGGACTGGCCGGTGCTGTCGGACCCGGTCGCCGGGTCGGCGGAGGCCGGTCCAGCCCGTTCGCGTTGA
- the yajC gene encoding preprotein translocase subunit YajC: MWNLDSIPSLTLTLSQGEGAPPPPNLGGGGGNATTGANGGTGGAAPPRPNDPFSSLLPIFMVLILIFIFWSFSSQKKEKKKREALLSSIKKHDQVQTIGGIIGSVVEVKSNTVVLKVDESSNTRMTFAKSAIQQVLRDSPDKAPEPADAGAKK, translated from the coding sequence ATGTGGAACCTTGATTCGATTCCTTCGCTCACGCTGACCCTGTCGCAGGGCGAAGGCGCACCTCCGCCCCCGAACCTGGGCGGCGGTGGCGGAAACGCGACCACCGGCGCGAATGGCGGGACCGGGGGCGCCGCGCCGCCGCGCCCCAATGATCCGTTCTCCAGTTTGTTGCCCATCTTCATGGTGCTCATTCTCATCTTCATCTTCTGGTCGTTCTCGAGTCAGAAGAAGGAGAAGAAGAAGCGGGAGGCCCTGCTCTCGAGCATCAAGAAGCACGACCAGGTGCAGACGATCGGCGGCATCATCGGCTCGGTGGTGGAAGTGAAGTCGAACACCGTGGTGCTGAAGGTGGATGAGTCGTCCAACACGCGCATGACCTTCGCCAAGTCAGCCATTCAGCAGGTGCTGCGGGATTCTCCGGACAAGGCCCCGGAGCCCGCCGACGCGGGAGCGAAGAAGTAA
- the secD gene encoding protein translocase subunit SecD — protein MHNLQWRILIILVVLAICAWQLVSNGIRWGRDLAGGLSVIYQVKLEDTDDPEQVMPQVVDVLKNRLNPTGAIDLSVTRQGTDRIEISIPLPDERVKAAQQAYRDAIDSVLRSARIDPNELESRLQAGEAVKVFGGPEGTTHWARMDSLQKAYDRQRAARAAYEAARGADPRDEAALARAEAELAEAEVVYDALLTEALRYSLREPDLLRLVQLSNEPRDRKDPETGRVLLDENKQRIKDKSLRQLELESLQERFPHLKNELAAVVEKYDTYAGLRRGFDDIEDLKRMVRGAGVLEFRIAATAGQNEGFNVDQMREALAEHGPTFRASDIVRWMAINDVKQWYKTDEQLAALTRDPVGYFAGRGLIAAEYRGRIYLLIYDAPGKKLVHDQAGAPWSLQAAFPTQDSLGRPAVGFRLDSAGGIQMGQLTGSNVNRPMAIVLDDEVFSAPNINSRIGGNGIIEGNFSAAEINYLIRVLASGSLQARLLPDPIAQNVLGPSIGRDNLERGLWACLWSILATCAFMMVYYFFAGAIANFALLCNALIIFGVMAMQQASFTLPGIAGVVLTIGMAVDANVLIYERMREEIFAGEKDLRSIVKLGYSKALSTIIDGNLTNLIVAFALYQTASTEIKGFALTLGIGIASTLFTALFVTRTIYIIYADKLRINKLEMLPTAVPAIHRALEPNINWVGLRRIFIPMSFVLVVASVVMVGYRGQEIYDTEFRGGISATMQTRPSDPGDPQSPRILLDRREVQERVQAIADGPRAQEEPILQAFRRAVVLTAGAGQQGARSDSFQIKIAVDAENVTDTQKIVDAIVSAFAAELGQTSSHDFRGAAEPTPPVGATYPISGARYLSQVIERPGFDRSVAAYDGGVAIVIDEINPPAALSDVRDRIARMRQQRDFSDTVGRDFDVIGLTPAPSGDGYTSLCVLVADPALRFADSAERWESFLATREWQLVGAALARPASLEQVSSFSGSVADTLFANAVTAVALSLMGILVYIWIRFGSLRYSVAAVVALVHDAAIALGALALTHYISGSSIANLLLIEDFHINLGVVAGLLTIIGYSLNDTIVILDRIRENRGKRPLASAEVVNASINQTISRTVLTGGTTLIAAMILFAEGGTGIRDFTFVLIVGLIVGTYSSVAIAAPIVYKASNGGQGEPQEEPTTTGAGALARTT, from the coding sequence ATGCACAACTTGCAATGGAGAATCCTCATCATCCTGGTGGTGCTGGCCATCTGCGCCTGGCAGCTGGTCAGCAACGGGATCCGGTGGGGTCGTGACCTCGCCGGCGGCCTGAGCGTCATCTATCAGGTGAAGCTGGAGGACACCGATGACCCCGAGCAGGTGATGCCGCAGGTCGTCGACGTGCTCAAGAACCGTCTCAATCCCACCGGGGCCATTGACCTGAGCGTGACGCGCCAGGGGACCGACCGGATCGAGATTTCCATCCCGCTGCCGGATGAGCGGGTCAAGGCGGCGCAGCAGGCCTATCGGGACGCCATCGATTCCGTTCTGCGCAGCGCCCGCATCGACCCCAACGAACTGGAGTCGCGCCTTCAGGCGGGCGAGGCCGTCAAGGTTTTCGGCGGGCCGGAGGGCACCACGCACTGGGCGCGGATGGACTCGCTGCAGAAGGCCTACGACCGGCAGCGCGCCGCTCGCGCCGCGTACGAAGCCGCCCGCGGCGCCGACCCGCGGGACGAAGCCGCGCTGGCTCGCGCCGAGGCGGAGCTGGCCGAGGCGGAGGTGGTCTACGACGCGCTGCTGACCGAAGCGCTGCGGTACAGTCTGCGCGAGCCGGACCTGCTCCGCCTGGTGCAGCTCTCCAACGAGCCGCGCGATCGCAAGGATCCCGAGACGGGTCGCGTGCTGCTCGATGAGAACAAGCAGCGCATCAAGGACAAGAGTCTCCGCCAGCTCGAGCTGGAGTCGCTGCAGGAGCGATTCCCGCACCTGAAGAATGAACTGGCGGCGGTGGTTGAGAAGTACGACACCTACGCCGGACTGCGCCGCGGCTTCGACGACATCGAGGACCTCAAGCGCATGGTGCGCGGCGCGGGCGTGCTGGAGTTCCGCATCGCCGCCACCGCGGGGCAGAACGAAGGGTTCAACGTCGACCAGATGCGCGAGGCGCTGGCGGAGCACGGACCGACCTTCCGCGCCTCGGACATCGTCCGCTGGATGGCGATCAACGACGTCAAGCAGTGGTACAAGACCGATGAGCAGCTGGCGGCGCTGACGCGCGACCCGGTGGGATATTTCGCGGGGCGCGGCCTGATCGCCGCGGAATACCGAGGCCGCATCTATCTGCTGATCTACGATGCGCCGGGCAAGAAACTGGTGCATGATCAGGCGGGAGCCCCGTGGTCGCTGCAGGCGGCCTTCCCCACCCAGGATTCGCTGGGGCGGCCGGCCGTCGGGTTCCGTCTCGACAGCGCGGGCGGCATTCAGATGGGCCAGTTGACCGGCTCCAACGTCAACCGGCCCATGGCGATCGTGCTGGATGACGAGGTCTTCTCCGCGCCCAACATCAACTCGCGCATCGGCGGCAACGGCATCATCGAGGGCAACTTCTCCGCCGCCGAGATCAACTACCTGATCCGCGTGCTGGCGTCGGGATCGCTGCAGGCGCGTCTGCTGCCCGACCCCATCGCGCAGAACGTGCTGGGACCGTCGATCGGGCGCGACAACCTGGAGCGCGGACTGTGGGCGTGCCTGTGGTCGATTCTGGCGACCTGCGCGTTCATGATGGTCTACTACTTCTTCGCCGGGGCCATCGCCAATTTCGCTCTGCTGTGCAACGCACTCATCATCTTCGGCGTGATGGCGATGCAGCAGGCGTCGTTCACGCTGCCGGGCATCGCTGGCGTGGTGCTCACCATCGGCATGGCGGTGGACGCCAACGTGCTCATCTACGAGCGCATGCGCGAGGAGATCTTCGCGGGCGAGAAGGATCTGCGCTCCATCGTCAAGCTCGGATACTCCAAGGCGCTGAGCACGATCATCGACGGCAACCTGACGAACCTGATCGTCGCCTTCGCGCTCTATCAGACGGCGAGCACCGAGATCAAGGGCTTCGCGCTGACGCTGGGCATCGGCATCGCCTCCACGCTGTTCACCGCCCTGTTCGTCACGCGGACGATCTACATCATCTACGCCGACAAGCTCCGCATCAACAAACTGGAGATGCTGCCCACCGCCGTGCCGGCCATTCACCGGGCGCTGGAGCCGAACATCAACTGGGTCGGGCTGCGGCGCATCTTCATCCCGATGAGCTTCGTACTGGTGGTCGCCAGCGTCGTGATGGTGGGCTACCGAGGCCAGGAAATCTACGACACCGAGTTCCGCGGCGGCATCTCGGCCACCATGCAGACCAGGCCGTCCGATCCCGGCGATCCGCAGTCGCCGCGCATTCTGCTCGACCGTCGGGAAGTGCAGGAGCGCGTGCAGGCCATCGCCGATGGTCCGCGCGCCCAGGAGGAGCCGATCCTGCAGGCCTTCCGGCGGGCGGTGGTGCTCACCGCCGGCGCGGGTCAGCAGGGCGCCCGTTCCGACAGCTTCCAGATCAAGATCGCGGTGGACGCCGAAAACGTGACGGACACGCAGAAGATCGTGGACGCCATCGTGAGCGCGTTCGCCGCGGAGCTGGGCCAGACCTCGTCGCACGACTTCCGCGGCGCGGCTGAACCCACGCCGCCCGTGGGCGCGACGTATCCCATCAGCGGGGCGCGGTACCTGTCGCAGGTCATCGAGCGCCCCGGCTTCGACCGCTCCGTGGCGGCCTACGACGGGGGCGTGGCGATCGTCATCGACGAGATCAATCCGCCCGCCGCCCTTTCAGACGTGCGCGATCGCATCGCCCGCATGAGGCAGCAGCGCGACTTCAGCGACACGGTGGGGCGTGATTTCGACGTGATCGGGCTCACCCCCGCGCCGTCGGGCGATGGCTACACCTCGCTCTGCGTGCTGGTCGCCGATCCGGCGCTCAGGTTCGCCGATTCGGCGGAACGCTGGGAGAGCTTCCTGGCGACGCGCGAATGGCAACTGGTCGGCGCCGCGCTGGCCAGGCCGGCCTCGCTGGAGCAGGTCAGCTCCTTCTCCGGTTCGGTGGCCGACACCCTCTTCGCCAACGCCGTCACCGCCGTGGCGCTGAGTCTCATGGGCATCCTCGTCTACATCTGGATCCGCTTCGGCTCGCTTCGCTACAGCGTCGCGGCGGTGGTGGCTCTGGTGCATGATGCCGCCATTGCGCTGGGCGCGCTGGCATTGACGCACTACATCTCCGGATCGTCCATCGCCAATCTTCTGCTCATCGAGGACTTCCACATCAACCTCGGCGTGGTGGCCGGACTCCTCACGATCATCGGGTACTCGCTCAACGACACCATCGTCATCCTCGACCGCATCCGCGAGAACCGCGGCAAGCGCCCGCTCGCCTCCGCCGAAGTGGTGAACGCCTCGATCAACCAGACCATCAGCCGCACCGTGCTCACGGGCGGCACCACGCTGATCGCGGCGATGATTCTCTTCGCCGAGGGCGGCACCGGAATCCGCGACTTCACCTTCGTGCTGATCGTCGGCCTGATCGTGGGCACCTACAGCTCGGTCGCCATCGCGGCACCGATCGTCTACAAGGCGTCCAATGGCGGTCAGGGAGAGCCGCAGGAGGAGCCGACCACGACCGGGGCCGGAGCACTGGCCCGAACCACGTGA